One genomic region from Yarrowia lipolytica chromosome 1C, complete sequence encodes:
- a CDS encoding uncharacterized protein (Converted to coding from non-coding YALI0C10560g, similar to uniprot|Q96WT5 Aspergillus oryzae Maltose permease frameshift), giving the protein MANSFPGWSTHWPNHGSSGVCHLTDKYGCKKVKLIPLILLSAVVFLVFFATNKSMLCAGWTISGLIWGVFNTMTPTYVPEICPVSLRSTFAAAINLSWVIGQLLAIAVITGPEPKPNDWPYPIPMAMQWVFPAVLIPIILFMSESSWWTLKQDDEQGSRKTLEQVVDKMSTLTPTSSKCGRQSRRKTTRESFPTASEEPISDEQKSVVSATHSSLCVDCTCCPTLPTF; this is encoded by the coding sequence ATGGCAAACAGCTTTCCTGGTTGGAGCACCCATTGGCCGAATCACGGGAGCTCTGGAGTCTGTCATTTGACCGACAAGTACGGTTGCAAGAAGGTCAAGTTGATCCCCCTGATTCTGTTGTCAGCAGTGGTGTTTCTGGTCTTCTTTGCAACCAACAAGTCCATGCTGTGTGCTGGCTGGACGATTTCGGGGCTCATTTGGGGAGtcttcaacaccatgacGCCGACCTATGTTCCTGAAATCTGTCCAGTGAGTCTTCGAAGCACGTTTGCAGCTGCCATCAACCTCTCATGGGTCAttggccagctcctggCGATTGCTGTCATCACCGGCCCCGAGCCCAAACCCAACGACTGGCCCTACCCAATTCCCATGGCGATGCAATGGGTGTTTCCAGCCGTGCTCATTCCGATCATTCTGTTCATGTCCGAGTCTTCATGGTGGACTCTCAAACAGGACGACGAACAGGGATCTCGAAAGACCCTCGAACAAGTCGTGGACAAGATGTCGACATTGACGCCTACATCGAGTAAATGTGGCAGACAATccaggaggaagacgactCGGGAAAGTTTTCCGACTGCTTCAGAGGAACCGATCTCCGACGAACAGAAATCTGTTGTCTCAGCTACTCATTCCAGCCTCTGTGTGGACTGTACTTGCTGCCCTACGCTGCCTACTTTCTGA
- a CDS encoding uncharacterized protein (Compare to YALI0C10604g, similar to uniprot|Q96UB1 Neurospora crassa Trimethyllysine dioxygenase) — translation MSFNQDTTTFDSIGSFHNIWLRDNCRCQEHYHPLTKQRLQNTFAIPEDVQPSKVALNGDNWDVTWKHDGHVSSYPVDWLNRHNYSKPKTQTKTGPAQLDTQVRKKYWLAADIEADKPTVKFEDVMKTDKGLAEWSKKIYADGFCFVSGVPATPEDTEKLCERLAHIKHTHYGGFWDFTADLAMNDTAYTNFHLASHTDGTYWTDTPGLQLFHCLHHDGKGGENMLVDGFRAAQEFKKLNPEGYELLSRVRIPAHSAGEDSVCITPEVPQPVFTHDPITGELQQVRWNNDDRSVMDTWDSPEDVPKFYKAIRQWNGILTDPKFEYVCKLVAGECLIFDNWRVLHGRKGFVGNRRMCGAYHARDDFLSTFRLTNFGREKVLSDL, via the coding sequence ATGTCATTCAACCAGGACACTACCACTTTCGACTCGATCGGCTCGTTCCACAACATCTGGCTGCGAGACAACTGCAGATGCCAGGAGCACTACCATCCGCTGACCAAGCAGCGTCTGCAGAACACCTTTGCCATTCCTGAAGACGTGCAGCCCTCCAAGGTTGCCCTGAACGGTGACAACTGGGACGTGACCTGGAAGCACGACGGCCACGTGTCCTCTTACCCCGTGGACTGGCTCAACCGCCACAACTactccaagcccaagaccCAGACCAAGACCGGCCCTGCCCAGCTCGACACGCAGGTCCGCAAGAAGTACTGGCTGGCAGCCGATATCGAAGCCGACAAGCCCACTGTCAAGTTCGAAGACGTGATGAAGACCGACAAGGGCTTGGCCGAATGGAGCAAGAAGATCTACGCCGACGGGTTCTGCTTCGTGTCTGGAGTCCCCGCCACTCCCGAAGACACCGAGAAGCTGTGCGAGCGACTGGCCCACATCAAACATACTCACTACGGCGGCTTCTGGGACTTCACCGCCGATCTCGCCATGAACGACACTGCTTACACAAACTTCCACCTGGCCTCGCACACCGACGGTACTTACTGGACTGACACGCCCGGTCTGCAGCTGTTCCACTGTCTGCACCATGATGGCAAGGGTGGCGAAAACATGCTGGTAGACGGATTCCGAGCCGCCCAGGAGTTTAAGAAACTCAACCCGGAGGGCTACGAGCTGCTTTCTCGGGTCCGAATCCCGGCCCACTCTGCCGGAGAGGACAGCGTGTGTATCACCCCCGAGGTTCCCCAGCCTGTGTTCACCCACGACCCCATCACCGGAGAGCTGCAGCAGGTGCGATGGAACAACGACGACCGATCTGTGATGGATACCTGGGACAGCCCCGAAGATGTGCCCAAGTTCTACAAGGCCATTCGGCAGTGGAACGGCATTCTCACCGACCCCAAGTTTGAGTACGTTTGCAAGCTGGTGGCTGGTGAGTGTCTCATCTTTGATAACTGGAGAGTTCTGCATGGAAGAAAGGGCTTTGTCGGAAACAGACGAATGTGTGGAGCTTACCACGCCAGAGATGACTTCCTCTCGACTTTTAGACTGACCAACTTTGGACGAGAGAAGGTGCTCTCGGATCTGTGA